The following are from one region of the Vulpes vulpes isolate BD-2025 chromosome 14, VulVul3, whole genome shotgun sequence genome:
- the GDAP1L1 gene encoding ganglioside-induced differentiation-associated protein 1-like 1 has protein sequence MATPNNLTPTNCSWWPISALESDVAKPVEAPDAPEAASPAHWPKESLVLYHWTQSFSSQKVRLVIAEKGLACEERDVSLPQSEHKEPWFMRLNLGEEVPVIIHRDNIISDYDQIIDYVERTFTGDHVVTLMPEAGSPQHARVLQYRELLDALPMDAYTHGCILHPELTTDSMIPKYATAEIRRHLANATTDLMKLDHEEEPQLSEPYLSKQKKLMAKILEHDDVSYLKKILGELAMVLDQIEAELEKRKLENEGQKCELWLCGCAFTLADVLLGATLHRLKFLGLSKKYWEDGSRPNLQSFFERVQRRLAFRKVLGDIHTTLLSAVIPNAFRLVKRKPPSFFGASFLMGSLGGMGYFAYWYLKKKYI, from the exons ATGGCGACCCCCAACAACCTGACCCCCACCAACTGCAGCTGGTGGCCCATCTCGGCGCTGGAGAGCGATGTGGCCAAGCCCGTGGAGGCCCCCGACGCTCCCGAGGCGGCCAGCCCCGCCCATTGGCCCAAGGAGAGCCTGGTTCTGTACCACTGGACCCAGTCTTTCAGCTCACAGAAG GTGCGGCTGGTGATCGCCGAGAAGGGCCTGGCGTGTGAGGAGCGGGACGTGAGCCTGCCACAGAGTGAGCACAAGGAGCCCTGGTTCATGCGGCTCAACCTGGGGGAGGAGGTGCCCGTCATTATCCACCGAGACAATATCATCAGCGACTATGACCAGATCATCGACTACGTGGAGCGAACCTTCACAGGAG ATCACGTGGTGACCCTGATGCCTGAGGCGGGCAGCCCACAGCACGCGAGGGTGCTGCAGTACCGTGAGCTGCTGGACGCGCTGCCCATGGACGCCTACACACACGGCTGCATCCTGCACCCCGAGCTCACCACTGACTCCATGATCCCCAAGTACGCCACGGCCGAGATCCGCA GACATTTAGCCAATGCCACCACAGACCTCATGAAATTGGACCATGAAGAGGAACCCCAGCTCTCTGAGCCCTACCTTTCCAAACAGAAGAAGCTCATG GCCAAGATCCTGGAGCACGATGATGTGAGCTACCTAAAGAAGATCCTTGGGGAGCTGGCCATGGTGCTGGACCAGATCGAAGCGGAGCTGGAGAAGAGGAAGCTGGAGAATGAGG GGCAGAAGTGTGAGCTGTGGCTCTGCGGCTGTGCCTTCACCCTCGCCGACGTCCTCCTGGGAGCCACCCTGCACCGCCTCAAGTTCCTGGGACTGTCCAAGAAGTATTGGGAAGATGGCAGCCGGCCCAACCTGCAGTCCTTCTTCGAGAGGGTTCAGAGGCGCTTGGCCTTCCGGAAAGTCCTCGGCGACATCCACACCACCCTGCTGTCGGCTGTCATCCCCAATGCGTTCCGGCTGGTCAAGCGGAAACCCCCATCTTTCTTTGGGGCGTCCTTCCTCATGGGCTCCCTGGGTGGGATGGGCTACTTTGCCTACTGGTACCTCAAGAAAAAATACATCTAG